A stretch of DNA from Catenulispora acidiphila DSM 44928:
GCCTGCTGGAACTGGACGACCATCCGGGCCGGCGGCTGCTGGACGGCGCCAAGCTGTCCGGTGCCACCGCGCAGGCCTGGGAGCGGGCCTCGGCCGAGCTGGCCGGGCTGTGGACCGTCTTCGAGGCCTACCAGCAGGTGCTGGACCGGGTCGCGGCGATGCGCGGCGGGCCAAAGACCCGGCTCGGCGACCGGGAACTGGCGGCCATGGCCGATCTGCTGACCGGCCGGTCCGTGGCGCTGCCCCGGCAGGCCGTGCCGTTCGAGCGGCGCGGACTGCTGGACCCGGCGAGTACGCAGGACCTGCTGACCCTGGACGAAGCCGTGCAGTCCATGACCCGGATCTACGACGTGGTCAAGAAGGTCGCGGTCGACGCCGAGAACGCGTGGAACCGGCTGCTGGAGCCGTTGGACGACCTGCAGGCCAAGGCCCGCGCCGCGCGCGCCACCGCCGACGGCGTCGGGGGCGGCGGAGGCGGCGGAGGCGCCGATCCCGTCTTCGACCGGCTGGCCGGGATCGAGGTCCAGACCGCGGACCTGCGGCGCCGGGCGCTGTCGGACCCGCTCGGCCTGGTGGCCGGCGGGTCGGGGACGCCGGCGCACGTGACCCGGCTGCTGGCCGACCTGGCCGGCGTCCAGAGCGAGCTGGACCAGGCGCTGACCGCGCGCACCGAGTTCGACCGCCGGCTGGCCGGCGTCCAGGACGTCATCGTCCTGATAGCGCAGGCCGAAGCCGAGGCCGAGCGGGTCCGCGCCGAGGTGCGGGAGAAGATCGCCGCGCCGAAGCTGCCGCTGGCCTCGGCCGCGGCGGCGCATCTGCGCGGCAAGGTCGCCGACCTCCAGCGGGAACGTTCCGGCCAGTCCTGGACGTTGCTCGGCCGGAACCTGTCGGCCTTGGAGAAGAACAGCCGCGTGATCCTGGAGAACGCCCAGAAGCGGGTCGGGCAGATCCGCGCGCCGCTCGACCGGCGCGACGAGCTGCGCGGGCTGCTGGAGGCCTACCGGGCGCGCGCCGCCCGGCACCGGGTCGCCGAGACCCCGGCGCTGTCCGCGGCGCACGCGCTGGCGCGCGACTTGCTGTGGTCCGCGCCGTGCGACCTGGCGGGCGCCGAAGCCGCCGTCCACCACTACCGGGCAGCCGTGGGCGCGGCGCTGCCGAGCATGTCATAGGTCTGGTGTCCACTGATGATGCGGGCGATGCGAGCCGACCAGACCGCCGAGAACGTCACCAAGGCTTCACACGGGGCTCCACAAGGGTTTTACAGGGGAGAGGGAAACACCAGTGACCGCCTGTCTTGAGCCGGGCTGCGACGGGACCATCGACGCCGACGGCTACTGCGACACCTGCGGGACCGCCGCCGCTCCGGCGGCGGCGCGGCAGGGCGCGGCGGGCGCCGGGGGCGGCCATGCCGCCTCCTCGCGCACCGCGACCGCGACCTCCTCGCGCACCGGTACCGCGCGTACTTCGTCCACATCGGCCTCCAGCCGCAACTCCAACTCGGTCTCCAGCCGCACCCGCGGCTCGCGCGGCGGGAGCACCGGCCGCTCGCGGCGCGGCAACCTCGGCGCCGGACTCATCGAGGTGCCCCCGGTCCCGGCCAAGAACCCGCTGACCGAGATCATGGCCAACCCGCAGGTGCCCGAGGCGAAGCGGTACTGCTCCAACTGCGGGGCGCCGGTCGGCCGCGGCCGGGACGGGAACCCGGGCCGCACCGAGGGCTTCTGCCGCAAGTGCCGCACCGCGTTCTCCTTCGAGCCCAAGCTGCGCGCCGGCGAGCACGTCGGGCAGTACGAGGTGCTCGGCTGCATCGCGCACGGCGGTCTGGGCTGGATCTACCTGGCCAAGGACAACAACGTCTCCGGGCGCTGGGTGGTCCTCAAGGGCCTGCTGGACTCCGGCGACGCCGACGCGATGGCCGCCGCGGCCGCCGAGCGCCGGTTCCTGGCCGAGGTGAACCACCCCTCGATCGTGCAGATCCTGAACTTCGTGCAGCACCCCGACCCCACGACCGGGGCGCCGGTGGGCTACATCGTCATGGAGTACGTCGGCGGCAGTTCCCTCAAGCAGGTCCGCGCCGACTTCCGCGATAGCGGCGGGCAGGCCGGACCGCTGCCGGTGGGGCAGGCCATCGCCTACGCGATCGAGATCCTGCCCGCCTTCGGCTACCTGCACAGCCTCGGCCTGGTCTACAACGACTTCAAGCCGGACAACATCATCCAGTCCGAGGAGCAGCTCAAGCTCATCGACATGGGCGGCGTGATCCAGATGGACGACGAGGACTCGGCGATCTACGGCACCAAGGGCTACCAGGCGCCCGAGATCGCCCAGGACGGCCCGTCGGTGGAGTCCGACCTGTACACCGTCGGCCGCACCCTGGCCGTGCTGACCTCGCTGGACTCCCGCGCCTACCAGACCACTTACCTGGACTCGCTGCCCTCGCCGAGCGAGGTGCCGCTGTTCGCCCGGCACGAGTCGTTCTACAAGCTGCTCCAGCGCGCCACCGACAAGGACCCGGCGATGCGCTTCGGGTCCGCCGAGCAGATGGCGCAGCAACTGACCGCCGTCCTGCGCGAGGTGCTCTCGCTGGAGGAGGACAAGCCGCACCCCGGCGCCTCGGTCATGTTCGGGCCCGAGGTCCGGGTCCCGAGCACCAGCGCCGAACGGCCGGAACTGCGCGAGGTGGTGCGGGCGCTGCCGGTCCCGCTGGTGGACCGCGACGACCCCGGCGCGCAGTTCCTGGCGGGCTTGGGCGCCGTGGACCTGGTCGAGCAGCGCTTCGCCCTGGAGAAGTCGCCGCTGCTGGCCGCCTCGCAGGAGATCCAGCTGCGGCTGGTGCTGGTCGCCACGTCGGAGGGCGACTTCAGCACCGCGGTGCGCAAGCTCGACGAGTTCGAGAACGCCAACGGCGGCGACTGGCGCACCTTCTGGTACCGCGGGCTGATCCAGCTCGCCAGCGGCGTGATCACCCAGGCCGCGCGGATGTTCACCGCGGTCTACGACGCGCTGCCCGGCGAGCCGGCGCCGAAATTGGCCCTGGGCGCCTGCGCCGAGCTGTTGGGCGACTTCGAGACCGCGAGCCGCTACTACGGCATGGTCTGGCGCACCGACACCGGGTACGTCAGCGCGGCGTTCGGTCTGGCCCGCGCGCTGCTGAACACCGGCCGCCGGGACGCCGCGGTGCGCGCCTTCGGCGCCGTGCCGCAGACCTCGACGCACCACACCGCCGCCAACGAGGCCGCGCTGCGCGCCCTGCTGGTGGACCGCGACCGCGACCTCAGCGGCGCCGACCTGTCCGACATCGACGCCCGCTACTCCTGGCTCGCCGCCCGGCTGGACCCCGAGCACGCGAACTGGCTGGCGCTGGAGGTGCTGACCGCCGCCGGGACCCGCCTGGGGGTGCAGACCCCGACCGACCTGGTTCCCGGGCAGAAGCTCATCGACCGGCACGTCGACGACCGCTCGCTGCGCCTGGGCATGGAGCAGGCCTACCGCTCGCTGGCCCGGCTGGCCACCGACCGGGCCAAGCGCATCGAGCTGGTCGACCAGGCCAACGCCGTGCGGCCCAGGACCCTGATATGACGATCGAGACCGCCGCCGAGGCCGCCGCGGGGAGTCCCCCGACGGCGCCGGCGGCTCCAGGAGAGGCGGAGCCCGGCATGCCGCTGCAGCTGACGTGCCCGAACTGCGGGGCCACGGATCTGGTGATGGAAGCCGGTGCGCGGTTCTGCGAGCAGTGCGGTTACGGGGTGGACGAGCCGGTCACCGGGGACGAGGAGCCCTCGGAGTACCAGGGTCCCAAGCCCTGCGTCTCCTGCGGCGGCACCGAGATCGACACCGAGGGCTACTGCACCGACTGCGGCGACCTGCAGCCGCGGCGCCGCGACCGGATGGAGGTCGACCTCACGGTCGTCGCCGGCGTCAGCGACCGCGGCCTGCGCCACCACCGCAACGAGGACTCCATGGCGCTGCGCCCGGTCCTCGGGCTGGACGGGGAGAACCTGGTCGTCGCAGTGGTCTGCGACGGGGTGTCCACCTCCGAGCGGCCCGACGAGGCCTCGGCCGCGGCGGTCTCGGCGGCGGCGAAGCTGCTGCTGACCGCGATCGCGGCCGGCACGCCGGAGCCTTTCGCCGAGTCCGTGAACGTCCTGGCGCCGGTGGAGACGGCGGTGATGGCCGCGCTTCCGGCGGCTGCGATCGGCGAGGCCGGCGCGGTGGAGACGGCGGGCAGCGCCGGCTACGCCAGCACGGCCGAAACCACCGAGCCTGACGAGAGCGCCGAGGACAGTGCCGATGCCGGCGTCGAGGCCGATCTCGGAGCCGCGACCGGTGCGCCCGGAACGGTGGGACCGGCGGATCTGCGCCTGATCTCCCGCTACGCCGTCGCCGACGCCGACCGCGCGGTCTCCGACCTCGCGCGCGACGCCGACCACGGCAACCCGCCGGCGTGCACCTACGTCTCGGCGATCGTCGGGCAGGAGGTGACCGTCGCCTGGCTCGGCGACAGCCGCGCCTACTGGCTCGACGAGCGCGGCACCTCCCGGGCGCTGACCCGGGACGACGCCCAGGAGGGCTCGCACGCCATCGAGGCCTGGCTCGGCGCCGACTCCGGCGCCCCCGAGCCGCACCTGGCGCGCTTCACCCCCGACGGTCCCGGCGTGGTCCTGGTGTGCAGCGACGGTCTGTGGAACTACGTGGAGAAGGCCGCGGACCTGGCCGCGATCGCGCTGCCCGGGGCGCTGGCAGAGCCCTTCGACGCCGCCGCGCGGCTCGTGAAGAAGGCCCTGGACTCCGGCGGCCACGACAACATCACCGCCGTCCTCGTTCCCTATCCGGTTCAGGCACACGCCGAACCGTCCGCATGACAGGAGCAAGTCAGCAGCCATGAGCCAGTACCCGGACTTCGCCTTCGAGATCAACCAGAACGAGTTCCTGGCCGCCGGCGTGCGCGAGGTGCACGCGGTGGTCACGCTGACCGCCACCGCGGCGGCCGGCGGCGCTCCGGCCGCGGCCTCCTACGGCGCCCCGGCTTCGGGATCGGAGAACGTCGAGGTCATCATCATCGACTGCTCGGGGTCCATGGACTACCCGCGCACCAAGATGATGGCCGCCAAGGAGGCGACCAAGGTCGCCATCGACACCCTGACCGACGGCGCCTTCTTCGCGGTGGTCGCCGGCACCGAGGGCGCGCGCGTGGTCTACCCGACCGGCGGGCAGCTGCTGCGCGCCGACTACCAGAGCCGCGCGGCGGCCAAGGAGGCCGTCGGGCGCCTGCACGCCAACGGCGGCACCGCGATGGGCCGCTGGCTGGCCCAGGCCGGCCGGATCTTCGACACCGCCCCGAGCGCCATCAAGCACGCGATCCTGCTCACCGACGGCAAGGACGAGTCCGAGACCCCGGCGGATCTGGCGCGCGCGATCCAGTCCAGCATCGGCAACTTCACCGCCGACTGCCGCGGCATCGGCGAGGACTGGGAGCCCAAGGAACTGCGCAAGATCGCCGACGCCCTGCTGGGCACCGTGGGCATCATCCGCGACCCGGCCACACTGGCCGAGGACTTCCGCGAGATGACCGCGAAGTCCATGGGCAAGGAGGTCGCCGACGTCGCGCTGCGGCTGTGGGCGCCCAAGGGCGCGACGATCCGCTACGTCAAGCAGGTCAGCCCGAACCTGGCCGACCTGTCCGGGATGCGCGTGCCCGGCGACAACCCGCTCACCGGCGACTACCCGACCGGCGCGTGGGGCGCGGAGAGCCGCGAGTACCACATCTGCGTCGAGGTCGAGCCGGGCAACATCGGCCAGGAGAAGCTGGCCGGCCGGGTGCAGCTGGTGGCCAAGGACGCCGGCGGCGCCACGCTGCTGGGCGAGGGCAAGATCCGCGCGGTGTGGACCGAGGACACGGATCTGTCCACGCGCATCAACGGCCGGGTCGCGCACTACACCGGCCAGGCCGAGATGGCCGCGGCCATCCAGGAGGGTCTGGACGCCCAGGCCGCCGGCGACCTGGACACCGCCACCGCGCGCCTGGGGCGCGCCATGGACCTGGCGGTGGAGTCCGGGCACGAGGACACCGTGAAGATGCTGCGCAAGGTGACCGAGGTGGACCCGGCCACGTCCAAGGTGCGGGCCAAGGCCAAGGTGGACAAGGGCGACGCGATGGAGCTCGACGTGGTGTCGACCAAGACCGTGCGCGCCAAGCGGAACTGAGATCTGCGGGGGGTACTTCAGATGGCGACGGTGAACAATCCGCGGCGGTGTGCCGCGGCCGGCGTTGAGGCGGGTGGACGATGATGGCCACGTGTCCGGACGGACACCAGTCGGTCGCGACCGACTACTGCGACGAGTGCGGCTTGTCGATCGGCGCGCCCTCGGCGGCGGCCGCCGGCTCGTCCGCGAGCGGCGGCGCCGCGGCGCCGAGCTACGGCTCGGCCGGCGAGCCCTGCCCGAACTGCCTGCTGCCCAGGCAGGCCGGCGACACCTTCTGCGAGGGCTGCGGTTTCGACTTCGCCAACGAGCAGACCGGCAAGACGATCGACCAGCCGGAGCTGGACATCGAGGAGGAGCTGCGCAAGGCCGAGCGCGCGCGGCGTGAGGCCGAGGAGGCCGAACGCGCGGCCGGGATCGGTGCGTCGACGGGCTCAACGGGTTCGACTGGCTCGACCGGTCAGACCGGTTCCGGCGGCTCGGCGCCTCAGGGCCCGCAGACCGACCCCGACGACGACCCGCTGGCCAGGACCGTCGCCTCGACCCCGACCGGCGTGCACGGCGGCGCTGTGTCCACGGCCCCGGCCACGGCCACGCAGTGGATCGCGATTGCCAGCGCGGACCGCGCGTACTACGACGCGGTGGTCGCCGAGGGCGAGATCGACGCCAACGCCTACCCCTTCCCGCCGTACTGCCCGGAGCGCCAGTACGAGCTCAAGGGCGACACGGTGCGCATCGGCCGCTCCGGCAAGCGCGGGAACGTCGACATCGACCTGACCGGCCCGCCGACCGACCCCGGCGTGTCGCATCTGCACGCGGTGCTCCAGCAGCGTGCGGACGGCGGCTGGCAGGTGGTGGACCTGGAGTCGATGAACGGCACGGTGCTCAACGACGACACCGCGCCGATCCCGCCGAACCAGGCGTTCCCGGTCGAGGCCGGGCACCGCATCCATGTCGGGGTGTGGACGACTCTGACGCTGATCCAGCTGTCCTGAGGCGACGAGCGCCCCGCGCGGGAGGGAGTCCGGCCGAACCAGGGCGGGCCTGGATACGTGCCATCAGTGGAGGTTCGAAAACCTCCGCTGCTGAAGGAGGCACGATCATGGTCAAGCCGGGAATCCCTCCCACCGCGCGGGTCGCCGGGGTGGTGTCGGCGGTGGCGCTGCTGGCACTGGCCTCGGCCTGCTCTTCCTCGTCGGGGAAGAGCAACAGTGCGTCCTCGAGCGCCCCACCGAGCTCGTCCAGCATGTCCGGCACCGCCGGTCCCACCATCACCAGCGCCTCGGCCAGTGTGAGCGGCGCGCAGACCATGGTGCTCACCGCACCGGACGGCCACACGTTGTACTACTTCACCCCGGACACCGCCGGCGGCATGCCGACCTGCACCGGCGCCTGCGCCTCGGTCTGGCCGGGTCTGACCGCGACCAGTCCGACGGCCGCCTCGGGCGTCACCGGCAAGCTGACCGTCGTCAGCGGCCACGTGGTCTACAACGGACACCCGCTGTACGAGTACAGCGGTGACAGCGCTGCCGGACAGGCGAAGGGCGAAGGCATCGGCGGTACGTGGTACGTCGCCACACCGACTCTGGCCGTCGGCGCCGGACCGGCGTCCACCCCCGCGCCGTCCAGCTCCTCCACTTCCGGTGGCGGCAGCGGCGGTGGCGGTTACTGAGTTCGCGCTACTGCTCGGCTCCTAGCCGGCGGCTACTTGTCGCGCTTGCGGATGGTGTCCACCCACAGCGCCGCCCCTCCGGCCGCCGCGAGCACGATCAGGATGATGCCGAAAACGGTCCCGTTCATAAAAAACAGCGCTCCCCTCTCGCTACCGGATCCAAAGTAGCGACCGGGGAGCCACAGAGCGAGTGAGCTTTCGGTTAACGGCTGTATACGGCCACGAAGTCGCGTTCCTCGGTGGAGAAGTACCGCTGTCCGGTCCTGGCGAAGTCCAACAGCTTCGTCGACACCGGACTCGCAGGGTCCTTGCTCCCGTCGTAGGTCATGTAGGACACCCACTCCTGGTTGATGTCCAGCTCCATCCCGCGCACCGCGCCGGCCCGCTGCAACAGCTCGGCCAGGGTTCGCACGGACAGCGCCGGGCCCATCGCGTAGACCAGGTTGCCGTCGGCGGTGACGCCGATGCCGGAGCGCCAGACGAAGTAGGCGTTCTTGACCGTCACGCCCCACAGCTTCTTGTCGTCGCTGTCCACGCTCGGGTTGACCTGTCCGTTGTCCACCAGCAGCTGCAGGTTCTGCCGGACGCCGACCACGTTCGGCGCCATCTGCAGGCCCGGACCCGAATTCCAGGACCCGACGTTCATCGTGCCGTCCTTGTAGAACACCTCCGAGGCCTGGCCCGGCACCAGCGTGCCGTAGGTCTTGCCGTTGAGGTAGAAACCGCCGTGCGCGTCGTTCGGGTTCAGCAGGAACGCGCCGTTCCAGGTCGCGATCAGGTTCTTGAACTGGTCGCCGGACAGGTGGTCGGTCTGGTTGTAGCCGGCCGTGCCGGGCTGCTGGGAGCCGGGGTGCAGCACGAAGCTGGCGTGCTTCTGATCCATCCACGCCACCGCCGACAGGTACTCCAGGTGCTGGGGGTCCGAGCGCAGCTTCGCGGTCTGGATCACCGGGACGCCGTTCACCACGACCGCCGGGGACCAGGTGCCCTCCCCGGGCGCCGGGTTCGGCACGAACGGCTTCATCGGGGTCAGCAGCTTCTGGGTCGGCGCCAGCGTCGGCGTCGCCGACGGCGGCGCGATGTCGGCCAGCTGCTGCGGGGACAGGGTGCCGCCGGTCTTGGGCTTGTTGTCCTGGTACTGCTGGTTCTCCATCCAGGTCACGGCCCAGCCCATGGCGTGCCCGCGGGCCCATTCGGCGACCCGGGCCTGGTTGCTCATGTTGCCCGGGGCGCTGAGCGCGCCGTAGAGCGAGTAGCTGGTGAGGAAGACGAGTACGGCCAGCAACGTGGAGAAGGTCCGGAAGGCTATCTTGCGGCGGCGGCGCTGGCGCGGGGTCAGCCGGTCCTTGCGGCGCGAGCCCGCGCGCCGGTGGCCGCGGCCGCCCTGCTCAACGGACTCCAGCAGGTCGTCGGCCGGATCGGCGTCCTCGCCGTAGCCGTCGTGGAAGGCCGAGGAGTATTCGTCCTCGTCTATCGCGCCGGGGGAGTAGCCGCTCTCTCGTCCGCGCGGGCCGGGGACGCCGGCCGGGCGCAGATCCTCAGGGTTTTGAGGGACTCTGCGACGAGTCCCGCGCGGAACGTGGGTCTCGTCCAGCGAGCGTATGTCCTGGGTCGCGCGGTCCACGCGCTGGAAGCTCGGGCTCTGCTGAAAGCTCGGGCTCTGCTGGTAGCTGGGATTCTGCTGCTGTCCCCGGCCTTGCTGCTGGCTCGGATGCGGTTGGAAGCTCGGGCTCTGCTGATAGCTCGGCGCCTGCTGCGGATAGCCTGCCTGCCGATGCGCCGCAGGCTGCTGGTAACCCGGCTGCGGGTAGCCGTTCTGCGGGCGGTCCGGCCGCGGCTGGTGGCTCGGGTCGCGCGGATCGCGCGGGTCGCGCTGTTGCGCGGCGCGCGGATCACGGCCCTGCGGGCGCGGCGGGTATTGGGGAGCCTGGGGGTCGGAGTACTCGTCCCACGGAGTCCGGGGCTCCGCCGCGGGTCCCTGACGGGGGTCCTGTGGAGGCCGGGGGCGTGGTACGTCACGGCTGCGGGGCGGTCCCTGCGGCCGGTCCGGCCGCGGAGGTACCCCGCGTCCCGGATAGCCGTCTCCGGTCCTTCCCGTCGGTGCCGGTGTCATCCACGATCCTCTCAGTCCGGTCCCCGATCCAGCCTCAGAGTATGGCCATTCGTTGATGGGTACCGCCAGCTTGCAAACTTTCCTGCTGGTTCTCAGACGTCTATGCGGGGGCTCGTGGTTGCGCCGTGAGAGGGCGCAAAGGGCGTGTCCTCCATCACGCGCGAGCGCAGCCGGCGCAGCATGCGGGCGTCGGCGAAACCGACCGCGTGCGCCGCGGCCTCGACCGTCGCGCCGTGCCCGATCAGGTGCTCGGCGCGTTCCAGGCGCAGGGTTTGCTGGTAGCGCAGCGGGGTCATCCCGGTGCTCTCGACGAACTGCCGGGTCAGGGTGCGCTCGCTGACACCGCCGGCGCGCGCGAGGTCGGTGAGCCGCAGCGGCTCGGCGTAGTTCGCGTCGATCCGGTCCTGCGCGCGGTGCACGGCGTCGCGCAGATGCCAGCGGTGCCGCAGCATCGCACTGTCCTGAGATTCCTCGCCCGAGCGGCGCGCGTAGACCACCATGTCGCGGGCGACCCGGGCGGCGGCCGCCGGGCCGTGGCGCTCGGCGACCAGGTGCAGCGCCAGGTCGATCCCGCTGGCGATGCCGGCCGAGGTCACCACCCGGCCGTCGGCGACGTAGACCACGTCGCGCTCGACCCGGGCCCGGGGATAGCGCGCGGCGAGTTCGTCCCGCAGATCGTGGTGGGTGGTGCAGCGCCGGCCGTCCAGCAGCCCGGCCTGGCCCAGCACGTCGGCGCCGGAGCAGACGCTGGCCACGGTGCCGCCGGCGGCGTGGTGCGCGACCAGCCGGGCCAGCAAGCCCCGGCCGGGGCGCGGACCGCCCTTGAGCGTCGGCGAGCGCCAGCCCGGGACCATGACCAGATCCTCCGGGCCGGCGCCGGGCCACGCGGTCTCCGCGCGCAGCCGGACGCCCTGCGCGCTGACGATGTCCTCCTGCTCGGCGCAGTACCGCAGCTCGTACGGGAACCCGAGATCGTCGGCGGTGGAGAACACCTGGGCCGGACCGGAGAGGTCCAGCAGGTGCAGGCGCGGGATGAGCAGGAAGACGACCCTCACAATCCGGTCAGCTTACCGGCTCCGGTGCCGGCTGCGGCGCCGGCTTCGAGGCGTCCGCGCCGACGACCTCGTCCACGGTCGCGATGGTCGCGAAGCGGTGCGCGAGAGCGAAGACGGTGCGCTCGACGACCGCGGCGGCGGGCAGCGTGCGCGGGTCGGCGACCAGCTCCTCGGGGGTGATGTCCGCCGGGGCGTCCGGGTGCGCGATCGGGTTGGTCGCGGT
This window harbors:
- a CDS encoding vWA domain-containing protein, with the translated sequence MSQYPDFAFEINQNEFLAAGVREVHAVVTLTATAAAGGAPAAASYGAPASGSENVEVIIIDCSGSMDYPRTKMMAAKEATKVAIDTLTDGAFFAVVAGTEGARVVYPTGGQLLRADYQSRAAAKEAVGRLHANGGTAMGRWLAQAGRIFDTAPSAIKHAILLTDGKDESETPADLARAIQSSIGNFTADCRGIGEDWEPKELRKIADALLGTVGIIRDPATLAEDFREMTAKSMGKEVADVALRLWAPKGATIRYVKQVSPNLADLSGMRVPGDNPLTGDYPTGAWGAESREYHICVEVEPGNIGQEKLAGRVQLVAKDAGGATLLGEGKIRAVWTEDTDLSTRINGRVAHYTGQAEMAAAIQEGLDAQAAGDLDTATARLGRAMDLAVESGHEDTVKMLRKVTEVDPATSKVRAKAKVDKGDAMELDVVSTKTVRAKRN
- a CDS encoding GlxA family transcriptional regulator: MVRVVFLLIPRLHLLDLSGPAQVFSTADDLGFPYELRYCAEQEDIVSAQGVRLRAETAWPGAGPEDLVMVPGWRSPTLKGGPRPGRGLLARLVAHHAAGGTVASVCSGADVLGQAGLLDGRRCTTHHDLRDELAARYPRARVERDVVYVADGRVVTSAGIASGIDLALHLVAERHGPAAAARVARDMVVYARRSGEESQDSAMLRHRWHLRDAVHRAQDRIDANYAEPLRLTDLARAGGVSERTLTRQFVESTGMTPLRYQQTLRLERAEHLIGHGATVEAAAHAVGFADARMLRRLRSRVMEDTPFAPSHGATTSPRIDV
- a CDS encoding protein phosphatase 2C domain-containing protein, with translation MTIETAAEAAAGSPPTAPAAPGEAEPGMPLQLTCPNCGATDLVMEAGARFCEQCGYGVDEPVTGDEEPSEYQGPKPCVSCGGTEIDTEGYCTDCGDLQPRRRDRMEVDLTVVAGVSDRGLRHHRNEDSMALRPVLGLDGENLVVAVVCDGVSTSERPDEASAAAVSAAAKLLLTAIAAGTPEPFAESVNVLAPVETAVMAALPAAAIGEAGAVETAGSAGYASTAETTEPDESAEDSADAGVEADLGAATGAPGTVGPADLRLISRYAVADADRAVSDLARDADHGNPPACTYVSAIVGQEVTVAWLGDSRAYWLDERGTSRALTRDDAQEGSHAIEAWLGADSGAPEPHLARFTPDGPGVVLVCSDGLWNYVEKAADLAAIALPGALAEPFDAAARLVKKALDSGGHDNITAVLVPYPVQAHAEPSA
- a CDS encoding serine/threonine-protein kinase, encoding MTACLEPGCDGTIDADGYCDTCGTAAAPAAARQGAAGAGGGHAASSRTATATSSRTGTARTSSTSASSRNSNSVSSRTRGSRGGSTGRSRRGNLGAGLIEVPPVPAKNPLTEIMANPQVPEAKRYCSNCGAPVGRGRDGNPGRTEGFCRKCRTAFSFEPKLRAGEHVGQYEVLGCIAHGGLGWIYLAKDNNVSGRWVVLKGLLDSGDADAMAAAAAERRFLAEVNHPSIVQILNFVQHPDPTTGAPVGYIVMEYVGGSSLKQVRADFRDSGGQAGPLPVGQAIAYAIEILPAFGYLHSLGLVYNDFKPDNIIQSEEQLKLIDMGGVIQMDDEDSAIYGTKGYQAPEIAQDGPSVESDLYTVGRTLAVLTSLDSRAYQTTYLDSLPSPSEVPLFARHESFYKLLQRATDKDPAMRFGSAEQMAQQLTAVLREVLSLEEDKPHPGASVMFGPEVRVPSTSAERPELREVVRALPVPLVDRDDPGAQFLAGLGAVDLVEQRFALEKSPLLAASQEIQLRLVLVATSEGDFSTAVRKLDEFENANGGDWRTFWYRGLIQLASGVITQAARMFTAVYDALPGEPAPKLALGACAELLGDFETASRYYGMVWRTDTGYVSAAFGLARALLNTGRRDAAVRAFGAVPQTSTHHTAANEAALRALLVDRDRDLSGADLSDIDARYSWLAARLDPEHANWLALEVLTAAGTRLGVQTPTDLVPGQKLIDRHVDDRSLRLGMEQAYRSLARLATDRAKRIELVDQANAVRPRTLI
- a CDS encoding COG4315 family predicted lipoprotein; translation: MVKPGIPPTARVAGVVSAVALLALASACSSSSGKSNSASSSAPPSSSSMSGTAGPTITSASASVSGAQTMVLTAPDGHTLYYFTPDTAGGMPTCTGACASVWPGLTATSPTAASGVTGKLTVVSGHVVYNGHPLYEYSGDSAAGQAKGEGIGGTWYVATPTLAVGAGPASTPAPSSSSTSGGGSGGGGY
- a CDS encoding FHA domain-containing protein; translated protein: MMATCPDGHQSVATDYCDECGLSIGAPSAAAAGSSASGGAAAPSYGSAGEPCPNCLLPRQAGDTFCEGCGFDFANEQTGKTIDQPELDIEEELRKAERARREAEEAERAAGIGASTGSTGSTGSTGQTGSGGSAPQGPQTDPDDDPLARTVASTPTGVHGGAVSTAPATATQWIAIASADRAYYDAVVAEGEIDANAYPFPPYCPERQYELKGDTVRIGRSGKRGNVDIDLTGPPTDPGVSHLHAVLQQRADGGWQVVDLESMNGTVLNDDTAPIPPNQAFPVEAGHRIHVGVWTTLTLIQLS
- a CDS encoding phosphodiester glycosidase family protein translates to MDRATQDIRSLDETHVPRGTRRRVPQNPEDLRPAGVPGPRGRESGYSPGAIDEDEYSSAFHDGYGEDADPADDLLESVEQGGRGHRRAGSRRKDRLTPRQRRRRKIAFRTFSTLLAVLVFLTSYSLYGALSAPGNMSNQARVAEWARGHAMGWAVTWMENQQYQDNKPKTGGTLSPQQLADIAPPSATPTLAPTQKLLTPMKPFVPNPAPGEGTWSPAVVVNGVPVIQTAKLRSDPQHLEYLSAVAWMDQKHASFVLHPGSQQPGTAGYNQTDHLSGDQFKNLIATWNGAFLLNPNDAHGGFYLNGKTYGTLVPGQASEVFYKDGTMNVGSWNSGPGLQMAPNVVGVRQNLQLLVDNGQVNPSVDSDDKKLWGVTVKNAYFVWRSGIGVTADGNLVYAMGPALSVRTLAELLQRAGAVRGMELDINQEWVSYMTYDGSKDPASPVSTKLLDFARTGQRYFSTEERDFVAVYSR